GAACAGGGGCAGGAACGACAGGGGCAGGAACGACAGGGGCAGGAACGACAGGGGCAGGAACGACGGGGGCAGGAACGACAGGGGCAGGAACGACGGGGGCAGGAACGACGGGGGCAAGAACGACGGGAGCAAGAACGACGAGGGGTAGGAACGACGGGGGCAAGAACGACGGGGGCAGGAACGACGGGAGCAGGAACGACGAGAGCAGGAACGACGAGAGCAGGAACGACGGGGGCAGGTTACGTATTTGAGTGAGCAAGCAGAAACCCTTTCGGACTCGGCTAGTCGCCTCGGTCCTTCGGACTAAATCCTCCAGGCTTTACCCATTCTGTCAACGGGAGTGGAGTACTTATAATCACATAGGAGGTCTGAGTCCGTGAATATATTTAATCGAATAACCATGCGTCAAGAGCGTAACGAGCTGAAAGAGGAATTAGAGCGATTACGAGATAAGCTAATTCATACTGAGGGCGGACTTCAAGAAGTGGCTAATGAAAGAGATCTTCTGAACAGGAAAGTGGCTGAGTTGTCTTCGGACAACAAGTATAAGTGGCTATTCTTTCTTCCATCCGGCCAGGGAGAATTGTTTAAAAAGTTTCTTGAAAGTCATGAAGGAAAACCTGTGAAATTTGAAAACCTTTGTTGTCCAGGGATGTATTTTTCTGATAGGAATTCAATGATTTATGAGATAGTCAGTGAAATAGTGATTAAGGATTTAACTATAACTAACAGTCATTTTGAAAACGCATGCTTTGATAATGTGACGTTTCTGAATGTCACATTTGATCGTGTTTATTTCTATAAGGCTTTTTTTGACAATGTACTTTTCGAGAAATGTACTTTTAACCGTTGCGATTTTACTGAAGCGAGAGGAGTTAATCTGGTATTTAATAATTGTATAGAAAATGATACTGACCTTACGGTGGAGGTACTTCAAGAAGAGATAGGTGAGGACATTGGGCCTGATGATCCCTATGATGATGAAGACCCCTATGAAGATTCGGAACCCGAAGAAACATATGAGGATTCAGAAAAGGCTACTGAAGATAAGGAGAAGTTTTTTGGTTATTGCTTTGAAACGGTAGGAGGTAAATATTATCCCAAAGTTACATTGTTTGGACCAGAAGAAGTTTTCAACTATGTTAATTTACAAAAAAATTTATTCGATGAAGTTCGTATAACAGATACAGACGATTGTTTGGCAGTTCATGCCCTTAAAGGGAAGATCATATTTCCGGAGGAATGGGTGGCTTCGAGTGAATAGGTAAATGATTGTAAGTTCCTACATTCATTCATATGTATGTTGGTTTACTCATGTATTCACTGATTCCTAGATGCATACATACACGCATTCTATTTTAGGTAAAGGAGTGTTAGCCTTGGATGATTATGGTCAATTTGCCCTGCTCTGTGATGCAACTCATCCTGTGCAATTACAGGCGTTTTTGGATATTAGGTTTAAGTGGTATTCCTTGTCTCTTCTCAAAGAATCCAAAAAGCAAGCCTTCCAGTATCACGGAGGGCTTCTTCTTTTAGACAATCTTCCGGAAACGGTTTATAAGAATGCCCAGGATTTAGCCTCCTTATCTTATCATTGGCTGATTATGGATTCGAAGCATACTCCGGAAAGATTATCAGAGGTAGCGCAGAGGGCCGGCACATTGCTGCATTTTTTTAAATATCCATTTCAAACGAAATATTGGAGCCGAGAATTTTTAGATGAAGTTGCAAGAGCAATTACTTTACAGCAGCCTACACAATGAACGTAATCTTTTCCTGATGGAGGTCTTTTTATGGCGATTTATTTTTACCGGGTTCCCGAGCCGTTTTGTTTAGCCTTTGGCCAAGCCGGTATAACGGCGGTCCCTACAACAGAAATCCCGCCGCCAGCGAGT
This DNA window, taken from Desulfosporosinus acidiphilus SJ4, encodes the following:
- a CDS encoding pentapeptide repeat-containing protein encodes the protein MNIFNRITMRQERNELKEELERLRDKLIHTEGGLQEVANERDLLNRKVAELSSDNKYKWLFFLPSGQGELFKKFLESHEGKPVKFENLCCPGMYFSDRNSMIYEIVSEIVIKDLTITNSHFENACFDNVTFLNVTFDRVYFYKAFFDNVLFEKCTFNRCDFTEARGVNLVFNNCIENDTDLTVEVLQEEIGEDIGPDDPYDDEDPYEDSEPEETYEDSEKATEDKEKFFGYCFETVGGKYYPKVTLFGPEEVFNYVNLQKNLFDEVRITDTDDCLAVHALKGKIIFPEEWVASSE